A region of the Peredibacter starrii genome:
CATTTTTGCGGTCTCTTCAAATCTTCCGTGAATTCGATGCACTTCAGTCAGACTATTTCCGATATAAGCCATGTACGCACGAAAAACTAATCGATGAGCTTCGTGACCAGTATCATTCAGTTCAGCGGTCTTTTGAGACTTCTCCAGAATAACATCTGAAATATAGCTATATTCAGATTGCACTTTCTGCATTGAAAAATACCCAACAGCAGCGACAACCATCACAAAGAAAGACACAAATGTGAAAGCCATCAGCAGTTTTGTCTTTAAACTTTTTCCTTTAAACACAATAAAACTCCTTCATAAAATTAATAAAATTTAACGGCATGCGGTTGCTCTATCGGAAAATTTCATTATTCTATACGCTTAAGTTTTCTTAATTTTGCCAAAAGGAATATTTTGTAAGGTATCCATTACATTGGAGGGCCAGAGCAAAAACGTCCGGCATATTTCGTCTGTTTATAGTCTTTTGTTACAGCTATTTATCTAGAAAAGATGAGGTCCTAATGTCAGAAGCACGCTTCAGTATTAAAGCTATTTTTCAACCAAAGCATTTAATCCCACTGCTTTCGCTGATCATTCTAGTTTTTCTGAAAGGAACTTCTGAGATGAATTTTGTGTACTCGCTCATAGCGATAACTCTTCTAGGTGTTTCGGTTATGACATCAGTTCACCACGCCGAAGTAATTGCTCATAAAATTGGTGAAGGCCTTGGAACTCTCGTTCTTGCTCTTTCAGTGACTATCATTGAAGTAGGCCTCATTCTTTCCTTAATGGGTTTAAATGGTCCAGATGCGAGTGTGCTTGCTCGTGATACGGTCTTTGCAGCGGTAATGATTGTTACGAATGGAATTGTGGCCCTATGTCTGATCCTGGGAGGGATTAAATTCCGTGAGCAAGAATTTCAGGTTCAGGGTTCAAGAAGTCTTCTCGTGGTTTTAATCGCTCTTTCATTCTTGATTTTCGTGCTTCCCATTTATTCTTCTAAAGAAACAAGTTCATTTTCTCCCCTTCAAGGGATCATCATTAGCGCAATTTCACTTATTCTTTATGCGCTATTTATTATTTTCCAAACTAAGACCCATAAAAGTTATTTTGAAGCTGAAACTTCCAATCTCAGTGTTGTTGATGAACAGGCCCATGATGAAATCACAAAAGCTGAAGCATGGCTTAGCTTTGCTTCATTATGTATCAGTCTTGTTGCAGTAATCGGCCTGGCAAAATTAATGTCCCCAACTATCGAGAACTTCGTGGTGATGCTTGGTGCTCCCAAGTCTTCAGTGGGTCTTATCATCGCAACGATTGTATTGTTACCTGAAGCCTGGGCGGCAGTAAGTGCGGCACGAGCGAATCGTCTTCAAACAAGTCTTAATTTGGCACTTGGTTCGGGGATCGCAAGTATCGCACTCACAATCCCAGTTGTTATAGGTTACTCAATTATGACGAACACCGAACTCATTTTAGG
Encoded here:
- a CDS encoding calcium:proton antiporter; translated protein: MSEARFSIKAIFQPKHLIPLLSLIILVFLKGTSEMNFVYSLIAITLLGVSVMTSVHHAEVIAHKIGEGLGTLVLALSVTIIEVGLILSLMGLNGPDASVLARDTVFAAVMIVTNGIVALCLILGGIKFREQEFQVQGSRSLLVVLIALSFLIFVLPIYSSKETSSFSPLQGIIISAISLILYALFIIFQTKTHKSYFEAETSNLSVVDEQAHDEITKAEAWLSFASLCISLVAVIGLAKLMSPTIENFVVMLGAPKSSVGLIIATIVLLPEAWAAVSAARANRLQTSLNLALGSGIASIALTIPVVIGYSIMTNTELILGLTPKNLVFMAMTFSVGTITLGTGKSTLLQGAVHGGILTAYFLMSFVP